ACCCTCTAGTTAATTCCTATCTCTACGCGGACTTCTATATCCGCTAGCTTATCCTTATCTCAAGGCTTTGTCCTTGCTCTTCTTTTTTCGCTCTCGCTTCGTTTTCTCAATTCAAAGAGCCCTCTTTTATACACTGTTCACTTTTCAATGTCCATATCCGCATTATTGTAAGCTGCTCTCTTTCCTTAAAAGAGGAGCTTATATATAGTATCACGCAATTAAGTTTTTGTCAACAGCTTTTATAAGCTATTTTCAAGGTTATTATCGGATATTTCCTGATTGTTTCTTAAAATCATGTTTTCTTGAAAACAGCTTTTATAATATAGCATTTTAGCCGGTAAAATATCAACTTTAACATAATACCTTTTTTCCGTATATAAATAATTTAACTGTTAAAACCTTAAGAATTCTTTATATATCTAGTTCACAAAACATTAAACTCCTTTTTCATTTCACGTCTTTAATCTGACTCCACCCTGGCAAGACTTACAACCTTGCTTCCATTCTCAACTTTCATAAGTGTTACTCCTTGTGTAACCCTACCTAAAATACTAATTTCTTGTACATTAAGTCTTATTATTGTCCCATCGGCACTTATAAGCATAACATCGTCGTTATCATTGACAAGGCGCATTCCTGCAATTTTACCCGTTTTTTCAGTAATTTTATAGGTGAAAACTCCTTTTCCGCCTCTTGATTGAACCCGGTACTCACTAATGTCGGTCCTCTTCCCAAATCCCTTTTCGGTGACTACAAGTAAATACACGTCTTCTTCTGAAGATAAGGATACAGCCATTCCTACCACATAGTCATTTTCGTCAAGGGTTATTCCCTTCACTCCCTGTGTCACTCTCCCAGTAGGCCTTACTTCCGATTCATTAAACCTGATGGCCATACCATTGTATGTTACAAGGATTATATCCTTTGTGCCGTCGGTAAGCTTGACTTCAATTAGTTCATCATTTCCTTTAAGGCTTACGGCTACAAGTCCTCCTCTCCTTATATTATCATATTCCATAATGTCTGTCTTTTTAATTAGTCCTTCTTTTGTAGCCATAAAAAGATACTGTCCTTCTTTATATTCAGATACAGGTATAACAGCAGTTATTTTTTCATTCTGATCTATTTCCAGAAGATTAACTATAGCTGTTCCTCTTGCCTGGCGTCCTGCTTCAGGTATTTGATAAGCCTTTAGTCTGTATACCTTGCCTTTATTTGTAAAAAACAGTATATAGTCGTGGGTAGAGGTTATAAACAACTCTTCAACAAAGTCCTCCTCCCTGGTAGTGATACCATGTATCCCTTTACCTCCTCTCCTCTGGCTCCTGTAAGTATCAGCAGGCATTCTTTTAATATAGCCAAAATGAGTAAGGGTTATAGCGCTTTCTTCCTCTTGGATTAAATCTTCCTCGTCTATTTCCTCCTCGTCTAAAGTAATAGCTGTCCTTCTCTCATCTGCATACTTCTCCTTAATTACAGAAAGTTCTTCTTTTATTATATTATGCACAAGATGCTCATTTGCAAGCACATCCCTGTAGTATTTTATTTTTTCCAGCAGTTCTTGATATTGAGATTCCAATTTCTCCCTTTCCATGGTAGTAAGCCTTCCAAGCCTCATATCAACTATTGCCTGCGCTTGTCTATCACTTAAATTAAAAGCCTCTATCAGTCTTTCTTTTGCTGTCGGTTCATTAGGGGACGTTCTAATTATTCGTATTACTTCATTAAGGTTATCAATTGCAATTTTTAATCCTTCTAATATATGGGCGCTTGCTTCGGCCTTTTCAAGGTCAAAAGCAGTTCTTCTCCTCACAACTTCAATCTGATGTTGTATATAATAATCAAGGACCTCTCTCAAGTTAAGTACCTGCGGCTCATACTTGCCGTCCTGGGTTTGTATCAGGGCAAGCATATTAACATTAAATGCATCCTGCATCTGGGTGT
This region of Bacillota bacterium genomic DNA includes:
- the gyrA gene encoding DNA gyrase subunit A translates to MAKEEGRNQQKIIPVDIEAEMKKSFIDYAMSVIADRALPDVRDGLKPVHRRILYSMYLLGFTPDKPHRKCASTVGEVLGKFHPHGDAAVYESLVRMAQDFSLRYTLIDGHGNFGSRDGDAPAAMRYTEARLSKISMEMLADINKDTVDFKPNFDEHEMEPTVLPSRFPNLLVNGSSGIAVGMATNIPPHNLGEVIDGIIAVIDNPEITIDELNKIIKGPDFPTGGIIMGKQGIRDAYRTGRGKIIVRAKVDIEQFGSLRQRIIVSELPYQVNKAKLIEKIAELVKEKRIEGISELRDESDRNDPVRIVIELKREANANIVLNQLYKNTQMQDAFNVNMLALIQTQDGKYEPQVLNLREVLDYYIQHQIEVVRRRTAFDLEKAEASAHILEGLKIAIDNLNEVIRIIRTSPNEPTAKERLIEAFNLSDRQAQAIVDMRLGRLTTMEREKLESQYQELLEKIKYYRDVLANEHLVHNIIKEELSVIKEKYADERRTAITLDEEEIDEEDLIQEEESAITLTHFGYIKRMPADTYRSQRRGGKGIHGITTREEDFVEELFITSTHDYILFFTNKGKVYRLKAYQIPEAGRQARGTAIVNLLEIDQNEKITAVIPVSEYKEGQYLFMATKEGLIKKTDIMEYDNIRRGGLVAVSLKGNDELIEVKLTDGTKDIILVTYNGMAIRFNESEVRPTGRVTQGVKGITLDENDYVVGMAVSLSSEEDVYLLVVTEKGFGKRTDISEYRVQSRGGKGVFTYKITEKTGKIAGMRLVNDNDDVMLISADGTIIRLNVQEISILGRVTQGVTLMKVENGSKVVSLARVESD